The following are from one region of the Endozoicomonas sp. 4G genome:
- a CDS encoding dynamin family protein: MTKLLNHTFVAATMSAGKSSLINALIGQELLHSANEATTAKVTRIYHLKDAQSASASYCAKGLVVDACMRVCPEQLKVWNQAEHVARIDITVPLSVRQQKKMQNDYAIFDSPGANNSQDQQHRFVFIDALKQQQTSTILYVLNATQLGTRDDAEILTTIRQSLPKAKIVFALNKADQLDEELGEAVGHYVNNACNYLKSLGFEHPVIVPTMARVALIAKKHLNNEVLGRRERMELSMELERFRENPHRLNDASFIPLPLKSDMRRLLDQRPKTEVTSDDPELTITDHYVEQLIAYSGISTIQHLITQATPKKGGQLTTQNVTNVNCIYIEHNPFTVETLFQINGETPPESLEIQGYRHKRLQLWVEKIFDNLSEIFNGANSFFVKFKGVESDFIDLQEAAEKAKQLGMSIELEWQAVKPAEERLVEIKALLETLQKDPKFAHYIENSGGEEKRNFEAAFDNNFDAYVVATMSSGKSTFINAMLGQDLLPAANEATTATIAHIIDNKTTGDRFTGKRLGENRMLLAESDAVHPKLLKEWNSNSETKAIELTGNIRAVEPNDNVRLVLTDTPGPNNSQDEEHERTTMGFIQDSKRNPLILYILNGTQLATNDDRRLLKLVADEMTRGGKQSKDRFLFVINKMDDFDPEKGEDIGAVLGSVRKYLQDNGIDEPNIFPISARFAYLLREQGELTRSERNDKRSFEDLFLEEASMDLPMYTTMPSKVRNDMETKTSSVAMLRSGLPAVEATIDEYIKKYAFPLRLHRAHEALSEAIKEGIREAELTQKMELDQQQLDQLHRDIKELKKRRDSGFNTKAYQEKVKQEGHALPEGVQHELDEIEAAVYTLIRTLGEDFDGEASVDSAHQQLDTAARDVEFAFKKTINNYEQAFDRSQELIKDRLREEYQQHVASLFPDSKALELPAFKMLKESISAISLVFDLQEDEVQSREEVSGYRTVSVSKWYNPFSWWETEQVAEYKTVEFVKLKNIWKERLTYIRTSFDNLKKKALARINADKDKLVDNYLSFMEREFMAKFDALLDDLETKIKHSDQLEAAIEEAKKEQLRIKKIKQDVANILQF, translated from the coding sequence ATGACAAAGTTACTCAATCATACATTTGTTGCCGCTACCATGAGTGCCGGTAAATCATCCTTGATCAATGCGCTCATTGGTCAGGAATTGCTGCATTCCGCAAATGAGGCTACGACAGCCAAGGTCACCCGCATTTATCACCTGAAGGATGCTCAGAGTGCCTCAGCCAGCTATTGCGCCAAAGGGCTGGTAGTAGATGCCTGTATGAGGGTATGTCCAGAGCAGTTGAAGGTTTGGAATCAGGCTGAACATGTTGCTCGCATTGACATTACGGTGCCGCTTTCAGTGCGTCAGCAGAAAAAAATGCAGAATGATTACGCTATTTTCGACTCTCCTGGTGCCAATAACAGCCAGGACCAGCAACATAGGTTTGTGTTCATAGATGCCCTGAAACAGCAGCAGACGAGTACTATTTTGTATGTGCTCAATGCTACTCAGTTGGGAACCCGGGATGATGCAGAAATATTAACAACCATAAGACAGTCATTGCCAAAGGCAAAGATCGTTTTCGCACTGAATAAAGCAGATCAATTGGATGAAGAGCTTGGGGAGGCTGTCGGGCATTACGTCAACAATGCCTGTAACTACCTGAAGAGTCTTGGGTTCGAGCATCCTGTAATAGTGCCGACGATGGCCCGTGTTGCTCTCATTGCCAAAAAACACCTGAATAATGAAGTACTGGGTAGGCGGGAAAGGATGGAGTTGTCAATGGAGTTAGAACGGTTCAGGGAGAATCCCCACCGGCTAAATGATGCCAGCTTTATCCCGCTGCCACTCAAAAGCGACATGCGTCGATTGCTTGATCAACGGCCAAAGACAGAAGTGACGTCTGATGACCCGGAATTGACGATCACTGACCATTACGTGGAGCAGTTGATTGCCTACAGCGGTATTAGCACCATTCAGCACCTGATCACTCAGGCCACTCCAAAAAAGGGTGGTCAACTAACTACCCAGAATGTAACGAATGTGAACTGCATATACATCGAGCACAACCCATTCACCGTTGAAACTCTCTTCCAGATCAATGGCGAAACACCACCGGAATCATTGGAAATTCAGGGCTATCGCCATAAGCGTTTGCAGCTTTGGGTTGAAAAGATTTTTGACAATTTGAGTGAGATCTTTAATGGCGCCAACAGCTTCTTTGTAAAGTTTAAGGGCGTTGAATCCGACTTTATTGATCTGCAGGAAGCGGCTGAAAAGGCTAAACAGCTAGGTATGTCTATTGAGCTGGAGTGGCAAGCAGTCAAACCCGCGGAAGAACGGTTGGTTGAGATTAAAGCGCTTCTGGAAACACTGCAAAAAGACCCAAAGTTCGCCCATTACATTGAAAACAGTGGAGGAGAGGAAAAACGAAACTTCGAAGCCGCTTTTGATAATAACTTCGATGCATATGTGGTAGCGACAATGTCATCGGGTAAGTCCACATTCATCAATGCCATGCTGGGGCAAGATCTATTACCAGCGGCCAATGAGGCGACCACGGCCACAATCGCCCATATTATTGATAATAAAACTACCGGTGATCGCTTTACTGGTAAGCGTCTGGGTGAAAACAGGATGCTCCTTGCGGAGAGCGATGCTGTTCACCCTAAGCTACTTAAAGAGTGGAATTCGAATTCTGAAACCAAAGCCATTGAATTGACAGGTAATATTCGTGCCGTGGAGCCAAATGACAATGTTCGCCTGGTGCTAACTGACACCCCGGGGCCAAACAACAGTCAGGATGAAGAGCATGAACGCACCACAATGGGATTCATTCAGGACTCAAAAAGAAACCCGTTAATTCTATATATTCTTAATGGAACCCAGTTAGCCACTAACGATGATAGACGCTTATTAAAACTAGTTGCCGATGAAATGACCCGAGGCGGTAAGCAGAGTAAAGACCGTTTTCTTTTCGTCATTAACAAAATGGACGATTTTGATCCAGAGAAAGGTGAGGACATTGGTGCTGTGTTGGGTAGTGTAAGAAAGTACTTGCAAGATAACGGCATTGATGAACCAAATATTTTTCCAATTTCTGCACGCTTTGCTTATTTGCTCCGAGAGCAAGGTGAACTGACTCGTTCTGAGCGAAATGACAAACGCAGTTTTGAGGACCTGTTTCTCGAAGAGGCCAGCATGGATCTGCCCATGTACACGACCATGCCAAGCAAGGTGCGTAATGACATGGAGACCAAAACATCATCGGTAGCTATGCTTCGCAGCGGGTTGCCTGCCGTTGAGGCCACTATTGATGAATATATAAAAAAGTATGCGTTTCCGCTGAGGCTTCACCGGGCTCATGAAGCATTATCCGAAGCGATCAAAGAAGGTATTCGGGAAGCAGAGTTGACCCAGAAAATGGAACTGGATCAGCAGCAATTAGATCAGTTACATCGCGATATTAAAGAGTTGAAAAAACGCCGGGATAGCGGGTTCAATACGAAAGCATACCAGGAGAAAGTCAAGCAGGAAGGGCATGCGCTTCCGGAAGGTGTGCAGCACGAGCTTGATGAAATAGAAGCGGCTGTTTACACACTGATCCGAACATTGGGTGAAGATTTTGACGGCGAGGCATCTGTAGACTCTGCCCATCAACAGCTGGATACAGCTGCACGTGACGTTGAGTTTGCATTTAAGAAAACCATTAACAACTATGAGCAGGCGTTTGACCGTTCACAAGAGCTGATCAAAGATCGACTAAGAGAAGAGTATCAGCAACATGTTGCTTCACTCTTCCCAGACAGCAAAGCACTTGAGCTACCCGCTTTCAAAATGCTTAAAGAGTCTATCAGTGCGATCTCACTGGTTTTTGACTTGCAGGAAGATGAAGTTCAAAGCAGGGAAGAGGTTTCAGGTTATCGCACGGTCAGTGTGTCCAAGTGGTATAACCCATTCTCATGGTGGGAAACAGAACAGGTTGCTGAATATAAAACTGTTGAGTTTGTGAAATTAAAAAATATCTGGAAAGAGCGTCTGACTTACATTCGTACCAGTTTCGACAACTTGAAAAAGAAAGCCCTTGCTCGGATTAACGCCGATAAAGACAAGTTGGTAGACAACTACTTGTCATTTATGGAGCGGGAATTCATGGCAAAATTTGATGCGTTGCTGGATGATCTCGAGACCAAGATAAAACATAGTGACCAGTTAGAAGCCGCTATTGAAGAGGCGAAAAAAGAGCAACTCAGAATCAAGAAAATCAAACAAGACGTAGCCAACATCTTGCAATTCTAA
- a CDS encoding dynamin family protein, with protein MNKFNDLHEANSRIPRKFKKAFVKSLEKNTPEYLRLALNTLDQEKPELFEPYKPLSGDEAICEDRSVWPLSGYFYNQARLCKKNFSRERIEHVITVKSYLVEQGFAGFTNNLKHQANSESSTTVNAFKNVDVSDYPPSAALKKHVKSEDLSNPKKGGQLTTQNVTNVNYIYIEHNPFTVETLFQINGETPPESLEIQGYRHKRLQLWVEKIFDNLSEIFNGANSFFVKFKGVESDFIDLQEAAEKAKQLGMSIELEWQAVKPAEERLDEIKLLLETLQKDPKFTQYIESSGAEAKRNFEAAFDNNFDAYVVATMSSGKSTFINAMLGQDLLPAANEATTATIAHIIDNKTTGDRFTGKRLGENRMLLAESDAVHPKLLKEWNSNSETKAIELTGNIRAVEPNDNVRLVLTDTPGPNNSQDEEHERTTMGFIQDSKRNPLILYILNGTQLCTNDDRRLLKLVAEEMSRSGRQSKDRFLFVINKMDDFDPEKGEDIGAVLGSVRKYLQDNGIDEPNIFPISARFAYLLREQGELTRSERRDKRSFEDLFLEEASMDLPMYTTMPSKVRNDMETKTSSVAMLRSGLPAVEATIDEYIKKYAFPLRLHRAHEALSEAIKEGIREAELTQKMELDQQQLDQLHRDIKELKKRRDSGFNTKAYQEKVKQEGHALPEGVQHELDEIEAAVYTLIRTLGEDFDGEASVDSAHQQLDTAARDVEFAFKKTINNYEQAFDRSQELIKDRLREEYQQHVASLFPDSKALELPAFKMLKESIGAISLVLDLQEDEVQSREEVSGYRTVSVSEWYNPFSWWKTEQVAEYKTVEFVKLKNIWNDRLTYIRTNFNDLRDLALARINADKDKLVENYLSFMEREFMAKFDALLDDLETKIKHSDQLEAAIEEAKKEQLRIKKIKQDVANILQF; from the coding sequence ATGAACAAATTTAATGATTTACACGAGGCAAACAGCAGAATACCACGTAAGTTTAAAAAAGCTTTTGTGAAGTCTCTGGAAAAGAACACACCTGAATATCTGCGTTTGGCACTGAATACGCTTGATCAAGAAAAGCCAGAACTGTTTGAGCCGTATAAGCCACTCAGTGGAGATGAAGCGATTTGTGAAGATAGGAGCGTCTGGCCACTATCGGGTTATTTTTACAATCAAGCTCGTTTGTGTAAAAAAAACTTTAGCCGAGAGCGGATTGAGCACGTTATTACCGTCAAAAGCTACCTTGTAGAACAAGGCTTTGCGGGATTTACCAACAACCTCAAACATCAGGCAAATTCCGAGAGTAGTACTACTGTGAATGCATTTAAAAATGTCGATGTAAGTGATTACCCCCCTTCTGCTGCCTTGAAAAAGCATGTTAAAAGCGAAGACCTTTCTAACCCCAAAAAGGGTGGTCAACTAACTACCCAGAATGTAACGAATGTGAACTACATATATATCGAGCACAACCCATTCACCGTTGAAACTCTCTTCCAGATCAATGGCGAAACACCACCGGAATCATTGGAAATTCAGGGCTATCGCCATAAGCGTTTGCAGCTTTGGGTTGAAAAGATTTTTGACAATTTGAGTGAGATCTTTAATGGCGCCAACAGCTTCTTTGTAAAGTTTAAGGGCGTTGAATCCGACTTTATTGATCTGCAGGAAGCGGCCGAAAAGGCTAAACAGCTAGGTATGTCTATCGAGCTGGAGTGGCAGGCAGTCAAACCAGCGGAAGAACGGTTGGATGAGATTAAACTGCTTCTGGAAACACTGCAAAAAGATCCAAAGTTCACCCAATACATTGAAAGCAGTGGAGCAGAGGCAAAACGAAACTTCGAAGCCGCTTTTGATAATAACTTCGATGCATATGTGGTAGCGACAATGTCATCGGGTAAGTCCACATTCATCAATGCCATGCTGGGGCAAGATCTATTACCAGCGGCCAATGAGGCGACCACGGCCACAATCGCCCATATTATTGATAATAAAACTACCGGTGATCGCTTTACTGGTAAGCGTCTGGGTGAAAACAGGATGCTCCTTGCGGAGAGCGATGCTGTTCACCCTAAGCTACTTAAAGAGTGGAATTCGAATTCTGAAACCAAAGCCATTGAATTGACAGGTAATATTCGTGCCGTGGAGCCAAATGACAATGTTCGCCTGGTGCTAACTGACACCCCGGGGCCAAACAACAGTCAGGATGAAGAGCATGAACGCACCACAATGGGATTCATTCAGGACTCAAAAAGAAACCCGTTAATTCTATATATTCTTAATGGAACCCAGTTATGCACTAACGATGATAGACGCTTATTAAAACTGGTTGCCGAGGAAATGTCCCGAAGCGGTAGACAGAGTAAAGACCGTTTTCTTTTCGTCATTAACAAAATGGACGATTTTGATCCAGAGAAAGGTGAGGACATTGGTGCTGTGTTGGGTAGTGTAAGAAAGTACTTGCAAGATAACGGCATTGATGAACCAAATATTTTTCCAATTTCTGCACGCTTTGCTTATTTGCTCCGAGAGCAAGGTGAACTGACTCGTTCTGAGCGAAGAGACAAACGCAGTTTTGAGGACCTGTTTCTCGAAGAGGCCAGCATGGATCTGCCCATGTACACGACCATGCCAAGCAAGGTGCGTAATGACATGGAGACCAAAACATCATCGGTAGCTATGCTTCGCAGCGGGTTGCCTGCCGTTGAGGCCACTATTGATGAATATATAAAAAAGTATGCGTTTCCGCTGAGGCTTCACCGGGCTCATGAAGCATTATCCGAAGCGATCAAAGAAGGTATTCGGGAAGCAGAGTTGACCCAGAAAATGGAACTGGATCAGCAGCAATTAGATCAGTTACATCGCGATATTAAAGAGTTGAAAAAACGCCGGGATAGCGGGTTCAATACGAAAGCATACCAGGAGAAAGTCAAGCAGGAAGGGCATGCGCTTCCGGAAGGTGTGCAGCACGAGCTTGATGAAATAGAAGCGGCTGTTTACACACTGATCCGAACATTGGGTGAAGATTTTGACGGCGAGGCATCTGTAGACTCTGCCCATCAACAGCTGGATACAGCTGCACGTGACGTTGAGTTTGCATTTAAGAAAACCATTAACAACTATGAGCAGGCGTTTGACCGTTCACAAGAGCTGATCAAAGATCGACTAAGAGAAGAGTATCAGCAACATGTTGCTTCACTCTTCCCAGACAGCAAAGCACTTGAGCTACCCGCTTTCAAAATGCTTAAAGAGTCTATCGGTGCGATCTCACTGGTTCTGGACTTGCAGGAAGATGAAGTTCAAAGCAGGGAAGAGGTTTCAGGTTATCGCACGGTCAGTGTGTCTGAGTGGTATAACCCATTCTCATGGTGGAAAACAGAACAGGTTGCTGAATATAAAACTGTTGAGTTTGTGAAATTAAAAAATATCTGGAATGACCGTCTGACTTACATTCGTACCAATTTCAACGATTTGAGAGACTTAGCCCTTGCTCGGATTAACGCCGATAAAGACAAGTTGGTAGAAAACTACTTGTCATTTATGGAGCGGGAATTCATGGCAAAATTTGATGCGTTGCTGGATGATCTCGAGACCAAGATAAAACATAGTGACCAGTTAGAAGCCGCTATTGAAGAGGCGAAAAAAGAGCAACTCAGAATCAAGAAAATCAAACAAGACGTAGCCAATATCTTGCAATTCTAA